The window GCCAGGCCTCCGGGGCGGAGGTTTCTTCTGGTCCAACGCGACGCCTCCCGGGCACTACATACCCGGGGGACGCCCCGCTTACAGCGAGAAGGGGAGCCCGTAGGTGCGGGCGCTGGCGCGGCCGTCCGCGCCGCTGCCGCCGGTGACGACCAGGCGCTCGCCCAGGCGGGCGGCCACCGCGCCGGAGAGCGGCTCGGGGAGCGGGGTGTGGCGCGTCCAGGCCCCGGTGCCCAGGTGGAACGACTCGACCGCGGTGGACTTCCCGCCGGGGCCGATGCCGCCCACGACGTACAGCACGTGCCCGTACACCGCGTAGGCGGCCTGGGTGCGCGGCGTGGGCATCGGCGCCACCTTGGTCCAGGTGCCCGCCTCGGGGTTGTAGACGTGCGTGTCGTTGCTCGGGACGCCGCCCACCGCGCCGCCGGCCACCACCACGCGCTCGCCCAGCGCCCCGATGGCCGCGAATTCGCGGGCCTGCGGCAGCGCGGGCAACGCCTTCCAGGTGTTGTCGATGGCGTTGTAGAGCTCGAATGCGTCCACCGCGTGGCCCCAGGACGAGCCGCCCGCGACGTACACGAACAGGCCCTTGGCGGCCGCCGCCGCGCCCCAGCGCGGGGTGGGCATGTCGGCCAGGCGATCCCACTTGCGGGTGGCGAGGCTCAGGCGTTCCACGCTCCCCAGTGGCTGGGTCGCCACGCCGCCGGGGACGGCGCCGCCGAAGACCAGGATGCGCTCGGACGGCACCGTGGCCGCCGCGGCGCTGGAACGGCGCGTGGGCAGGGCCGGCAGCGTCTCCCACTTGTCGAAGGCGGTGAACTGCTCGACGTTGCCCAGGCGGCCCAGGGCGTCGTCGTAGCCGCCCAGGACCAGGAGCCGGAAGCCGCTTGCGGCGCCGGCGGCGGCGAAGCGCGCCGTGGGCGCGTCGGGGTAGCGGAGCCACGCTCGCGACGCAGTCGCGAGATCTGACCCGGAGCCAGCCGTGTTCGCTCCGGTGGCGCGGGAGGCTAGCTGGCCGCTCGTGCCGCAACCGGCCACCGCGAGCGCGGCCGCGATGATCCCGAACCTGGTCCCGAACTTCCGCATCGACCCGTCCTCCTGAAGTGCAGTTTAAGTTTACCTCAAGATGTGGTTAAACACTACAATTGATCTCCATGACCCCCGCTGCCTCAGAACCCGCCCTGTCTCCGCTCGACCGCTACTTCGGCCTTACCGCGAGCGGCTCCACGCTGGGGCGCGAGGCCCGGGCCGCCCTGGCCACGTTCCTCACGATGTCCTACATCCTGTTCGTCAACCCGGAGATTCTGGGCAAGGCGATCCAGGTCCCGAACGCGTTCGCCCAGTTGCTCTTCGCCACGGCGGCCGCGGCCGCCATCGGGTCGATCGTCATGGGCGTGGTGGCGCGCTATCCGTTCGCCCTCGCCCCGGGGATGGGCGTCAACGCCTACTTCGCCTACACCGTCGTGCTCGGCCAGGGCATCGCGTGGCAGACGGCCCTGGGCGCGGTCTTCATCGGCGGCCTGATCTTCATGGTGCTGTCGTTCGGCGGGGTGCGCCAGGCCATCGTCAACGCCATGCCCACCAGCCTCAAGTACGCCACCTCGGCCGGCATCGGGATGTTCCTGGCCATCATCGGCCTCAAGAACGCCGGCGTGGTGGTGGCCAGTCCCGCCACCTTCGTGACCCTGGGCCACCTGACCGCGCCGAGCGTCCTGGTGGCCGTGTTCGGCCTGCTGGTGACCGGCGCCCTGCTCATCCGGCGCTTCCCGGGGGCCATTCTGGTGGGCATCGTGGGCGCCACCCTGGCGGCGATCGTGTTCAAGGCGCCGGTGTACTTCGGGCCGGACGGCATGGTGCCCTTCCAGGGGATCCAGGGAGGCATCGTGCAGGCGCCGGTCTGGCCGAGGGACCTGTTCCTGGCCATGGACCTGCGCGGCGCACTGGGCCTGGGCCTGGTCGGCATCGTGTTCACGTTCCTGTTCATCGACATCTTCGACACGGCCGGCACGCTGATAGGGCTCTCCGCCAAGGCCGGCTATCTCGACGAGAAGGGGCAACTGCCGCGCGCCAACGAGGCCTTCGTGTCGGATAGCGCGGCCATCATGGCCGGGGCGGCGCTGGGCACCAGCACGACGACCGCCTACATCGAGTCGGCGGCGGGCGTCGAGGCGGGCGGGCGCACGGGCCTCACCGC of the Candidatus Tanganyikabacteria bacterium genome contains:
- a CDS encoding NCS2 family permease: MTPAASEPALSPLDRYFGLTASGSTLGREARAALATFLTMSYILFVNPEILGKAIQVPNAFAQLLFATAAAAAIGSIVMGVVARYPFALAPGMGVNAYFAYTVVLGQGIAWQTALGAVFIGGLIFMVLSFGGVRQAIVNAMPTSLKYATSAGIGMFLAIIGLKNAGVVVASPATFVTLGHLTAPSVLVAVFGLLVTGALLIRRFPGAILVGIVGATLAAIVFKAPVYFGPDGMVPFQGIQGGIVQAPVWPRDLFLAMDLRGALGLGLVGIVFTFLFIDIFDTAGTLIGLSAKAGYLDEKGQLPRANEAFVSDSAAIMAGAALGTSTTTAYIESAAGVEAGGRTGLTAIFVGILFLLALFLWPLAGAVPGAATAPALILVGAMMMTHVPRIRWDDYEEAIPSFLCMAAMPFTFSIANGISFGIVSYVLLKLLSGRFKGLHWILVVLAALLVARYIWLGE